The genomic window ATATTTCTAGAATCGAATTCCATTTTATGGATAGCAACATCTGTCGAACCTTTTACGGCTTCGATAGCGACTTTGTATATTATTTCTTTTAGAATAATCACGATAATTCTAATATTATGGTTGTGTTTTTAGCTAAATTTTCTCCTGGCTGAATGGATTGTTTTTTTACTTTTCCAACACCTATTACTTTTACTTTTACACCAAGATTCCCCAATATTGCAACGGCATCCATTCCTGACATTCCTTTAAGATTTGGTACTAATCGGTATTTCTTTTCTGATTTTTTATAAAATGTATTGTAATTTGCCTCTTGTTTTTGAACCACTCTATTGATGTTTCGAATTTCGTTTGTAGATGGAGCATCGGTAAAAATCTTTTGAGCAATTCGTTTGAAAACAGGACCAGCCACATCTGCTCCATAATAATTATTCAAAGAGGTATTGGGTTCATGAACCACAACTACACAAGAATATTTAGGACTTTCAGCAGGAAAAAACCCTACGAAAGACGAAATATAATGTTTGTCATTTCCGCCATTAGTTCCATAATTTGCTTGTGCTGTTCCTGTTTTTCCTGCCATCGAAAAATCTTTAGAATACAACTTGGCTCCTGTTCCTCTTTTTACCACATTTTGCAAAAGTGATTTCAACTTTTTAATAGTTGCATCGGAACATATCTTCGGATTGATGACTTGCTTATCGTATTTTTTTATGGTTTTATTCCACTCTTTAATCTCTGAAACGAATTGTGGTTTTACCATTTCTCCGTTATTTGCAACAGCATTATACAAAGTCAATGTTTGTAAAGGCGTCATGGCAACACTGTATCCAAAAGCCATCCAAGGCAAAATATTAGGATTCCAATTTTTATCCGTTGTTTGATGTACAATAGGTTTTCCTTCTCCTTTAAATGGTAATCCAAGAGGTTTATTTAAACCCATTTTATTTATTCTATCGATAAATTCTTGTGGGTCATTTTTATAATTTTCATAAACCGCCTGAACCAAAATCGTATTGGATGAAACTTCGAAACCTTTTCCTAGAGAAATTTTTCCATAACCGCCTTCATGCGAATCACGAACTTTGTCACCTCTATAACTTATAACACCACCACGGCTATCGTAAACCTTTGATGTATCGACTTTGTTATCATCCAAAAGCGCAATCATATCAATCAATTTGAATGTAGAACCCGGTTCGTGCGATTCGGCAACAGCATAATTTACAGTTTCATAATAATTGCCTGTTTTATCATCTCTTCCTAGATTAGAAATAGCTTTTACTTTACCTGTTTTGGTTTCCATAACGACTACACATCCGTGCTCGGCATCATATTCTTCCAATTGTTTTAATAAAGCGTGGTGTGCAATGTCTTGGATAAAAACATCGATTGTCGAAATCACATCGTAGCCATCTTGCGGATCTACTTCATTCACATCACGAATAGGTTTCCACTGTCCTTTGGCAATTTTTTGTTTTAAAACTTTACCATCTTTACCGTTAAGGTATTTTCTAAAAGCCCACTCAATACCTTTTCCATCAAGAGTTCCGCTTGGTGTTTTTCTTTCGTAGCCAATGGTTCTCTCGGCAATTTTTCCAATTGGGTGCTCTCTTACTGTTTTTTGTTCAACTATAATTCCACCTTTGTAAGGACCTAAATTAAACATTGGAAAACTCTTCATTTTCATGTATTCGGTATAACTCAAATCACGAGCTACGAGAAAATAGCGGTTTTTATTGGCTCTTGCTTTTCTAAATTCATTCAAGAAAAAACTACTTGGCTTTTTCAAAAGAATGGATAAGGAATCCGATAAAGATTTTACATTTTTTTCGAATGCTTCCGATTTTGGCGCAACAGCATCAAAACGAATAACATAATTAGGAATTGAAGTAGCCAACAAACTTCCATCGGCTGAATAAATATTCCCTTTATTGGCAGGAATTACAAAGTTTTTAACGGTTCTTTCTTTGGCTAATTTTCGATAATGATCGCCTTCTACCCATTGAATATTGGTCAATTTAACAGCAATCGCCATCGCCATCAAAAAGATGAAGAAAGCGACCAGATAAATTCTGTAGGATATGTTTTTATCTTCTACTGCCATATTTTTTGAAAAAAACTTTTTTCGACTACTTTTTTAACCTTGATTTTTGTTGGCGGAACAGTTGATGGAAAAATTTCTTTTGCCAACATTTTTTCAGAAACCGTCGATTCCATTCTTAATTTCATTAATTCTGAACGTCTATCTACAAATTCCGAACGTAATTCTTTTACTTCGTTTGTCAGCTCGTTAATCTTGAAAACTTTTTGTTCGAAACGCTGTGTATTCGCAATCATTATTATAGCCAGAACAATCAAAAAAACAATGAAACGCCAGTTTTTTATAGAGTCATCTTCGATAAGAAATCTTGCTTTTAATAGGCTATAAACTCCGTTTTTCATCATTACTATTTTTAACCAAAAAGACGCAAAGGCGCTAAATCATTTTTAATAAATTATATTTTCTCGGCAATTCTTAATTTGGCACTTCTTGCTCTATTGTTAGTTTTGATTTCGTCATTATCTGGAACAATCAATTTTCCGATGGTTTTGAATGGAACTGAAAAATTTCCAAAAAAATCACGTTCTGGTTCTCCTTCAAACATTCCGTTTTTGACAAATCTTTTTACCAATCGGTCTTCCAATGAATGATAGGAAATCACACTCAATCTTCCACCTGGATTTAAAATCTCTAATGACTGCTCTAGAAATTCTTTCAAAACATCCATTTCTTGATTGACTTCTATCCGAATGGCTTGATAAATTTGAGCCAAAACTTTATTCCGAATTCTTTCGGGTAAATATTTTGCCAAAATTTCTTTCAACTCATCAGTAGTTTTAATTGATTGATGTTCTCTAGCTTCGATAATAGTTCTTGACAAAGCGGGTGCATTTTTCAATTCGCCATAATCCAAGAACACTCTTCTCAAATTAGCATCATCATATTCATTGACTACTCTGTAGGCGTCCAAATCATTTTTCTGACTCATTCTCATATCCAATTCGGCATCAAAACGAGTCGAAAAACCTCTTTCTGGCACATCAAACTGATGCGACGAAACGCCTAAATCAGCCAAAATCCCATCTACAGATTTCACTCCATAAAAACGTAAAAACCTTTTTATAAATCGAAAATTCTCATTAATAAGCGTAAATCTTTCGTCTGGCAAAGCATTCGCCAACGCATCTTCATCTTGATCGAAAGCAAATAATTTTCCGTTAGGACCCAATCGATTTAAAATTTCCTTAGAGTGTCCGCCGCCGCCAAAAGTAACATCTACATAAACTCCATCAGGCTTGATATTCAAGCCATCTACGGTAGGATGCAATAAAACCGGATTATGATATTCCATTGTCGTCGTCATTTATATTACCCATTACATCTTCGGCTAAATCTGCAAAATCGATGTCTTGCCCATCAATTGATTTTTCGTATAAATCTTTGTCCCAAATCTCTACAATATTGACTGCTGATGAAAACACCACGTCTTTAGCAATACTCGCAAAAGTCACCAAATCTTTA from Flavobacterium eburneipallidum includes these protein-coding regions:
- a CDS encoding FtsL-like putative cell division protein gives rise to the protein MKNGVYSLLKARFLIEDDSIKNWRFIVFLIVLAIIMIANTQRFEQKVFKINELTNEVKELRSEFVDRRSELMKLRMESTVSEKMLAKEIFPSTVPPTKIKVKKVVEKSFFQKIWQ
- a CDS encoding penicillin-binding protein, yielding MAVEDKNISYRIYLVAFFIFLMAMAIAVKLTNIQWVEGDHYRKLAKERTVKNFVIPANKGNIYSADGSLLATSIPNYVIRFDAVAPKSEAFEKNVKSLSDSLSILLKKPSSFFLNEFRKARANKNRYFLVARDLSYTEYMKMKSFPMFNLGPYKGGIIVEQKTVREHPIGKIAERTIGYERKTPSGTLDGKGIEWAFRKYLNGKDGKVLKQKIAKGQWKPIRDVNEVDPQDGYDVISTIDVFIQDIAHHALLKQLEEYDAEHGCVVVMETKTGKVKAISNLGRDDKTGNYYETVNYAVAESHEPGSTFKLIDMIALLDDNKVDTSKVYDSRGGVISYRGDKVRDSHEGGYGKISLGKGFEVSSNTILVQAVYENYKNDPQEFIDRINKMGLNKPLGLPFKGEGKPIVHQTTDKNWNPNILPWMAFGYSVAMTPLQTLTLYNAVANNGEMVKPQFVSEIKEWNKTIKKYDKQVINPKICSDATIKKLKSLLQNVVKRGTGAKLYSKDFSMAGKTGTAQANYGTNGGNDKHYISSFVGFFPAESPKYSCVVVVHEPNTSLNNYYGADVAGPVFKRIAQKIFTDAPSTNEIRNINRVVQKQEANYNTFYKKSEKKYRLVPNLKGMSGMDAVAILGNLGVKVKVIGVGKVKKQSIQPGENLAKNTTIILELS
- the rsmH gene encoding 16S rRNA (cytosine(1402)-N(4))-methyltransferase RsmH; protein product: MTTTMEYHNPVLLHPTVDGLNIKPDGVYVDVTFGGGGHSKEILNRLGPNGKLFAFDQDEDALANALPDERFTLINENFRFIKRFLRFYGVKSVDGILADLGVSSHQFDVPERGFSTRFDAELDMRMSQKNDLDAYRVVNEYDDANLRRVFLDYGELKNAPALSRTIIEAREHQSIKTTDELKEILAKYLPERIRNKVLAQIYQAIRIEVNQEMDVLKEFLEQSLEILNPGGRLSVISYHSLEDRLVKRFVKNGMFEGEPERDFFGNFSVPFKTIGKLIVPDNDEIKTNNRARSAKLRIAEKI